From a region of the Paenibacillus sp. FSL R10-2734 genome:
- a CDS encoding histidine phosphatase family protein, whose amino-acid sequence MKETVLFLTRHGQTEWNLQKRMQGHQNSELTALGEQQAEWLRERLESEHLGAIYSSTSPRALHTAQILRGNRSLPIQQQASLMEINMGIWEGMNTVQIEQDYPLQYSHFFTSPDLYIPLPSGETYSRLEQRVIPTIEGIISDNVGLEVLVVTHRMTLKVIMAHFLGKSLQELGGLPDILSTALCKVTLTENHTSVDLYGDTSHYH is encoded by the coding sequence ATGAAAGAGACAGTATTATTCTTAACCCGTCATGGGCAGACCGAGTGGAATTTGCAGAAAAGAATGCAAGGACATCAAAACTCAGAGCTAACAGCGTTGGGCGAGCAGCAAGCCGAATGGTTGAGAGAACGTTTGGAAAGCGAACATTTAGGTGCAATCTATTCTAGTACTAGTCCAAGAGCATTGCATACTGCGCAAATTTTACGAGGAAATAGAAGTTTACCCATTCAACAGCAAGCTTCTTTAATGGAAATTAACATGGGCATATGGGAAGGAATGAACACTGTCCAGATCGAACAGGATTACCCTTTACAATACTCTCATTTCTTCACAAGTCCTGATCTATATATTCCTCTACCCTCAGGCGAGACCTATAGTCGGCTTGAACAAAGAGTAATACCGACTATTGAGGGTATCATAAGCGACAACGTAGGGCTTGAGGTGCTTGTTGTCACTCATCGGATGACTCTGAAAGTTATTATGGCTCATTTCCTCGGAAAATCATTGCAGGAATTAGGGGGACTACCGGATATTCTCTCCACAGCTTTATGTAAAGTAACCCTAACGGAAAACCATACAAGCGTCGATCTTTACGGCGATACTTCACATTATCATTAA
- a CDS encoding LysR family transcriptional regulator, whose amino-acid sequence MNFHVLKLFYCVAITGSVTKASERLHISQPAISAQIRKFERENNILLLEVKGKRMVLTPIGKRLIEPLEKFFAMGDQVQQIIEDYQKFPEGHIRIAGNYLATSMFIPRWASLFKQSFPEVRIQITTTNSHEVLEQLDNFEADVAIYSDMEFPSHNTGVFDHRELYKDEYVFVVASNHSFAQQQVSFEEVISEAFIMREEGSAARERLVRLCEERKVQQPKIELQFNGVNEVIQAVIAGYGISFVSALLAQPYLDQGTLAKVEVENVVSKHSIWMGYRKKELQESYIQSFITLVMKQLKEENHLLTNPAHTP is encoded by the coding sequence ATGAACTTTCATGTATTGAAATTATTTTACTGCGTTGCGATAACAGGTAGTGTAACTAAAGCCTCTGAACGTTTGCACATCAGTCAACCCGCTATTTCCGCGCAGATCCGTAAGTTTGAACGGGAAAATAACATTTTATTGTTAGAGGTTAAAGGTAAGAGGATGGTGCTCACACCGATTGGAAAAAGACTGATCGAACCCCTTGAGAAGTTTTTTGCTATGGGCGATCAAGTACAGCAAATCATTGAGGATTATCAGAAATTTCCCGAGGGGCATATTCGGATCGCAGGTAATTATCTGGCTACAAGTATGTTCATTCCCAGGTGGGCGTCATTATTTAAACAATCTTTTCCGGAAGTTAGAATTCAAATCACTACTACTAATTCTCACGAAGTATTGGAGCAATTAGATAACTTTGAAGCAGACGTGGCGATTTACAGTGATATGGAGTTTCCTTCGCATAATACAGGAGTATTCGATCATCGGGAGTTATACAAGGACGAGTATGTGTTCGTGGTTGCTTCTAATCACTCTTTTGCCCAGCAGCAGGTTAGCTTTGAAGAAGTTATATCTGAAGCATTTATTATGAGAGAAGAAGGCAGCGCAGCCAGGGAGAGACTTGTTCGATTGTGTGAAGAAAGAAAGGTACAACAGCCGAAGATCGAGCTTCAATTTAATGGAGTGAATGAGGTTATTCAAGCCGTGATTGCTGGGTATGGGATTAGTTTTGTATCCGCTTTGTTAGCTCAGCCTTATCTTGATCAGGGAACCTTAGCTAAGGTAGAAGTAGAAAATGTAGTTTCAAAGCATTCGATATGGATGGGATATAGAAAGAAGGAACTTCAGGAAAGCTATATTCAATCCTTTATTACGCTGGTCATGAAACAATTAAAAGAAGAGAATCATTTACTCACCAATCCAGCTCATACACCTTAA
- a CDS encoding ABC transporter ATP-binding protein yields the protein MNEIESKPLKLGYALRRLMSYASPYRIGFIVAVFLLTAKLVMDIGFAAIQQVFIDTINNANMDALTRVTVICAIACVIIICCLMLQHYFRFVLQSRMAWDIRAKLFDKSHRIPFRYLQSMHSGDLTSRNTKDASMAMGMINSIVYDLGYNLLLCFISFLYLAKMDVWIALLALGSGPLVFLSGRFFDRRLRKLSTQINAKEAELRGVLQETLQGMKVVRAFSLEETLLNKYALEREKLRRMQLRKSLLNGLLWQSSAFINNLVMVSCAALIALSALSGGTSAGEVLAFIILMGRVQWPFVHMSQTWGGVQEALGAADRVFEILDTPDEGANHPLPESCSSPLAFVEVAALQIKDVHYNYSSKNDNTASLFKGLNIHIQHGETIAVVGPSGSGKTTLVRLCNGLYEPTAGSISVYGKSVHDQLEEARAMITYVPQTPYLFSGTIRDNIAFSSSTASEEDIREAARLAGAEEFITKMPNGYETVLGEHGSTLSGGQRQRIAIARAFLRDAPLLLLDEATSALDNESERMIQQSLDLLMKNRTTLVIAHRLSTIREASRIIVLDQGSIVEEGTHDSLLEMNGLYSQLYNIQFKSSEAADNSENELLQLHSHL from the coding sequence ATGAATGAGATAGAATCCAAACCACTTAAACTTGGGTATGCTCTGCGTCGTTTGATGTCTTATGCTAGCCCTTATCGAATTGGGTTTATTGTCGCTGTATTCCTGCTCACTGCTAAGCTTGTTATGGACATAGGATTTGCAGCCATCCAGCAAGTATTTATTGATACGATCAACAACGCCAATATGGATGCATTAACTCGTGTAACTGTAATCTGTGCCATTGCTTGTGTCATCATTATCTGCTGTCTTATGCTGCAGCATTACTTCCGCTTCGTCTTACAGAGTCGGATGGCTTGGGATATTCGTGCGAAGCTGTTTGACAAAAGTCACCGAATTCCTTTCCGTTACCTTCAGTCCATGCATTCGGGTGATTTGACTTCGCGTAACACTAAGGATGCAAGCATGGCCATGGGGATGATAAACAGCATTGTATATGATTTAGGCTATAATCTTCTTCTGTGTTTCATTTCCTTTCTATATTTGGCCAAAATGGATGTCTGGATCGCTTTGCTAGCTCTTGGATCAGGCCCTCTTGTTTTTCTTTCTGGACGATTCTTTGATCGCAGATTACGTAAATTATCTACTCAAATAAATGCAAAAGAGGCGGAATTACGAGGAGTTTTACAGGAAACCCTTCAAGGAATGAAGGTCGTCAGAGCCTTTTCCCTTGAAGAAACTCTCTTAAACAAATATGCGTTAGAACGTGAGAAGTTAAGAAGAATGCAGCTGCGAAAATCACTTTTGAATGGTCTCTTATGGCAATCTTCCGCGTTTATCAACAATCTTGTAATGGTGTCATGCGCCGCTTTAATTGCGTTATCAGCGCTAAGTGGCGGAACATCAGCAGGTGAAGTTCTCGCTTTTATTATTCTGATGGGTAGGGTCCAATGGCCCTTTGTCCATATGTCACAAACATGGGGAGGTGTACAGGAAGCTTTAGGTGCGGCTGACCGCGTATTCGAAATACTCGATACACCGGATGAAGGGGCTAATCATCCTTTACCAGAATCCTGCTCTTCACCATTAGCTTTTGTAGAGGTGGCTGCATTACAAATAAAGGATGTCCACTACAACTATTCGAGTAAAAATGATAATACAGCTTCACTATTTAAGGGGCTTAATATTCATATACAACATGGAGAGACTATCGCTGTTGTCGGGCCAAGTGGGTCAGGGAAGACGACGCTCGTTCGATTATGTAATGGACTTTATGAGCCTACTGCAGGAAGCATTTCGGTTTATGGAAAGTCTGTTCATGATCAGCTTGAAGAAGCACGTGCAATGATTACCTATGTTCCCCAAACTCCTTATTTGTTCTCAGGAACTATAAGAGACAATATCGCTTTCAGTTCTAGTACAGCTAGCGAAGAGGATATCCGAGAAGCCGCTCGCCTCGCAGGTGCAGAAGAGTTTATTACGAAGATGCCTAATGGTTATGAAACTGTCCTAGGTGAACATGGATCGACTTTATCTGGTGGACAAAGACAACGCATAGCCATTGCCAGAGCTTTTCTTCGTGATGCTCCACTCCTTCTTCTAGATGAAGCCACTTCCGCACTCGATAACGAATCTGAGCGAATGATTCAGCAATCACTTGATTTGTTAATGAAGAATCGAACTACATTGGTTATTGCACATAGACTATCCACCATACGTGAAGCCTCTAGAATTATCGTATTAGATCAGGGTTCGATTGTTGAGGAAGGCACACATGACTCTTTATTAGAAATGAATGGGCTCTACTCACAATTATATAACATTCAATTTAAATCATCAGAAGCAGCTGACAATAGTGAAAATGAGTTACTTCAATTACATTCACATCTATGA
- a CDS encoding ABC transporter ATP-binding protein has product MNGSTNIEADSIKKSKVVSNTFMRLIKLGKPYLGWYLILCLLAAVVSLATVGIAESLRRIINAATNQNMSFLMSGAIFALVIVIVDALASFLLTYLSGVLEFKSTSKLQVSLLGRLLNVKMKDLDRYHSADLISRINDSAPAAQQGINQKTIELFSNLMQITFLLTYLLSLQYALTLGTILICSLVPLVMLPFTSRLRSKHEQRQQIETAQQMFIQDTVQGSEVVRAFSLAPKLHNQFTQRVRQYFNIHLPVSRLEAVGYNMPFAVILGGLLYVLSYGGYLVIQGRLDVGAVAAFLICFEQITNPVSKLANLWTELQASLAQGKRLFEVLDLQEEGESREINKEDSHQVMPKNIHQAISGLSPITFKNVGFFYGDDQVLTNVNLTIEPGKVTAFAGPSGSGKSTLLQLILATYEPNEGIIQSGELPLSSIPPRTWRNHLAFVSQEPYLFTGTLFENIAWGRPDATHEEIIRAAKSAGIHEFIMSTPQQYQTPIGERGHTLSGGERQRLSIARAFVRAPKLLLLDEPTAALDSHNEEIIRQALQELMHDRTTVVIAHRLSTIRNADHIYYMEAGSIVEAGNHLELMALKGQYFNMVEASMKKVNISTLVKEEEI; this is encoded by the coding sequence TTGAATGGATCTACAAACATAGAAGCAGACTCCATTAAAAAATCCAAAGTAGTTTCTAACACTTTTATGCGTTTAATCAAACTTGGAAAACCCTATTTAGGCTGGTACCTCATATTGTGTCTCTTAGCAGCCGTCGTTTCTCTAGCAACTGTAGGGATAGCCGAATCTTTACGACGTATAATCAACGCTGCTACGAATCAGAACATGTCCTTTTTGATGTCTGGCGCCATCTTTGCACTAGTAATCGTTATTGTAGATGCTTTAGCCAGCTTCTTACTGACTTACTTATCAGGTGTACTTGAGTTCAAGTCGACCTCTAAGCTTCAGGTATCTCTTCTAGGTAGATTATTAAACGTAAAGATGAAAGATTTAGACCGTTATCATTCTGCCGATCTCATTAGTCGTATCAATGATTCTGCCCCTGCAGCTCAGCAAGGCATCAATCAGAAGACTATCGAACTATTCAGTAATTTGATGCAAATAACATTTCTGCTAACTTATCTGCTCTCACTTCAATATGCCTTAACCTTGGGAACTATATTAATTTGCTCGCTAGTTCCACTCGTGATGCTTCCCTTCACTTCCCGCCTACGTTCCAAGCACGAGCAAAGACAGCAAATTGAAACTGCTCAGCAAATGTTTATTCAAGATACAGTACAGGGTTCTGAGGTTGTTCGGGCCTTCTCCCTTGCTCCCAAGCTTCACAATCAATTCACACAGCGTGTTAGGCAATACTTCAACATTCATTTACCTGTCTCACGCTTAGAAGCAGTCGGCTATAATATGCCCTTTGCCGTTATCCTTGGTGGATTGCTGTATGTTCTCTCCTATGGCGGATACCTAGTTATCCAAGGGAGATTGGATGTGGGTGCAGTGGCAGCGTTTCTTATTTGTTTCGAGCAAATTACAAATCCTGTATCAAAGCTAGCTAATCTGTGGACTGAATTACAAGCCTCGCTGGCGCAAGGTAAGCGATTGTTTGAGGTTCTTGATTTACAAGAAGAAGGCGAAAGTCGTGAAATTAACAAAGAAGATTCTCATCAAGTAATGCCGAAGAATATCCACCAAGCAATTAGTGGCTTATCCCCTATCACTTTTAAGAATGTTGGTTTTTTTTATGGTGATGATCAAGTACTAACTAACGTTAATCTAACCATAGAACCAGGTAAGGTAACCGCTTTTGCAGGCCCTAGCGGCAGTGGAAAAAGCACCCTTCTTCAACTAATACTCGCAACCTATGAACCTAATGAAGGTATCATCCAGTCTGGAGAGTTGCCGTTAAGCAGCATACCTCCTCGGACTTGGCGTAATCATTTGGCCTTTGTATCTCAAGAGCCCTATCTTTTCACAGGAACCCTCTTTGAAAATATTGCATGGGGAAGACCTGATGCAACCCACGAAGAAATAATTCGTGCAGCAAAAAGTGCGGGGATACACGAATTTATAATGAGCACCCCACAACAATATCAGACTCCCATCGGAGAACGAGGCCATACATTATCTGGAGGCGAGCGGCAGCGGCTATCCATTGCCAGAGCGTTTGTCCGAGCGCCTAAGCTTCTCCTTCTTGATGAACCAACAGCTGCCCTTGATAGCCATAATGAGGAAATTATCAGGCAAGCCCTGCAAGAACTTATGCATGATCGTACAACGGTTGTTATCGCGCATAGATTATCCACCATCAGAAATGCAGATCACATTTATTACATGGAAGCGGGTTCTATTGTTGAAGCTGGAAATCATTTGGAGTTAATGGCTTTAAAAGGACAGTATTTCAACATGGTTGAGGCATCAATGAAAAAGGTTAATATTTCTACTCTGGTCAAGGAGGAAGAGATATGA
- a CDS encoding helix-turn-helix domain-containing protein — MMEDNMKDTLLSNIKFAYNEALEFIVSMGMIACEEQMLKVAEDYKLEMDSRALSYHEDARSQLSPHTYRELQFFFQYNFFHKALDFAFYESICTCSEPQTAEAWITRLEKSPAEKVVAEMVYGVYYDKLDELLNGNDWEIVKKDTRLMAELVGRTKPQLEVIEAQGPLLECLAYPEETKLRYLQLLNQFYKDVFSLWKVELRRESEHASQRYEGLFLANPERFIRDINKNEPAVYDVPTTFHVSFFSQVGNHVLSLYAGSTRIAWVIFGIFNDHVFGPAADREKTELFLKAFSDKRRLDFLLLLRNRPHYGQEIASALGITPAAVTYHANFLFFLDLIELKRTDHRLYYHLRMDKLRELLATTTKVMLDEEPSIF, encoded by the coding sequence ATGATGGAAGATAACATGAAGGATACCTTACTATCGAACATAAAATTTGCGTACAACGAAGCTTTAGAATTCATTGTTTCAATGGGAATGATCGCTTGTGAAGAGCAAATGCTTAAGGTAGCAGAGGACTATAAGTTAGAAATGGACTCTCGAGCGTTGTCTTATCATGAAGATGCACGGTCACAGTTGTCACCTCACACCTACCGAGAGCTTCAGTTTTTTTTCCAGTACAACTTTTTTCATAAAGCGCTCGACTTTGCTTTCTATGAATCCATTTGTACGTGTTCAGAACCACAAACTGCGGAAGCCTGGATCACTCGACTGGAAAAGAGTCCTGCAGAAAAAGTAGTCGCTGAAATGGTATATGGCGTGTATTACGATAAATTAGATGAGCTCCTAAACGGAAACGATTGGGAAATCGTCAAAAAGGATACCCGTTTAATGGCTGAGCTTGTTGGAAGAACAAAACCACAGCTTGAGGTAATTGAAGCGCAGGGGCCATTGCTAGAGTGTCTTGCTTATCCAGAAGAAACCAAGCTACGTTATTTGCAGCTCTTAAACCAGTTCTATAAGGATGTCTTTTCACTTTGGAAAGTGGAGTTAAGAAGAGAGTCTGAACACGCCTCGCAGCGTTATGAAGGACTATTCCTAGCTAATCCTGAAAGATTCATTCGTGATATCAACAAAAATGAACCTGCAGTTTATGATGTTCCCACTACTTTTCATGTCAGCTTCTTCTCACAAGTTGGGAATCATGTTCTTTCCTTATACGCAGGAAGTACTCGTATCGCATGGGTTATATTCGGCATTTTTAATGATCATGTATTTGGACCTGCTGCTGATCGAGAGAAAACCGAACTTTTTTTAAAAGCATTCTCGGATAAACGACGTTTAGACTTCTTGCTGCTCTTAAGGAATCGCCCTCACTATGGACAAGAAATTGCATCAGCACTTGGCATTACGCCCGCGGCAGTAACTTATCATGCCAACTTCTTATTCTTTTTAGACCTTATCGAATTAAAAAGAACGGATCATCGATTATATTACCATCTTCGGATGGATAAATTGAGAGAATTACTTGCCACCACCACAAAAGTCATGTTGGATGAGGAGCCTTCCATCTTTTAA
- a CDS encoding LTA synthase family protein → MPVKEPRTLSKRSLLFFSLIMLVKSYFAWYFLFEDGPTWTTWLKEIPFVLLVFCLIEWFATKQKIAIYMLVNVLITTLFFSLIVYHNHFGIIATSQVLDQVKQVGAVKKSIFSVMRPQYMLIFVDIIVIGLVMFRKQKALNWKKAMSRKSNRKAVAILFCISIVICAMNIFPNRASMNETVKAEQMGILNYEAYSLLANQEEEQIDVSEITQSAINATKGIQATSDPVLFGAAKGKNLIILQMESFQNFLINLKIDGVEITPNMNKLAASSYYFPRFYQQVGQGNTSDAEFIVNTSFYVPPDGPATQMYAPKELPSLPKLLQAQGYDTATFHTNAVDFWNRGELYSALGFNRYYDKSYFSEEDTVFYGASDEVLYEKTAAELARMDLNNQPFYSHVISMSAHNPFSIPEDKYKMTLPERFEGTLVGDYIRAQNYADYALGLFIDELKQNGVWDNSLIALYGDHRGLPIFSLKENDHILLKEILGHEYTERELINIPLILSATGITTPSVKEQLGGQVDILPTVSNLLGVSLADHIHFGQDLLNQSTYNLLPQRYYLPTGSFVNNEELFLSGSGFEDGQHYTLSGDGNHTQHTTEDEFDRALELLHLSDSYVTQLPDRVIEEK, encoded by the coding sequence ATGCCGGTTAAAGAACCTCGTACACTTAGTAAAAGATCGCTATTATTTTTCTCTCTCATTATGCTAGTAAAAAGTTACTTTGCCTGGTATTTTCTATTTGAAGACGGGCCTACGTGGACCACATGGCTTAAAGAAATCCCTTTTGTGCTTCTAGTCTTTTGCTTGATTGAATGGTTCGCAACCAAACAAAAAATTGCCATCTACATGCTAGTCAATGTGTTGATCACTACACTATTTTTCTCACTCATTGTATATCATAATCATTTTGGCATCATTGCTACTTCGCAAGTATTAGATCAGGTTAAACAAGTCGGAGCCGTTAAGAAAAGTATTTTCTCGGTCATGCGTCCGCAATATATGCTTATTTTCGTGGATATCATTGTCATTGGTTTGGTCATGTTTAGAAAACAAAAGGCACTTAATTGGAAAAAAGCCATGTCGCGTAAAAGTAACCGGAAAGCGGTTGCGATCTTGTTCTGTATTTCCATCGTCATTTGCGCAATGAATATTTTTCCTAACCGAGCCAGTATGAACGAAACAGTTAAAGCGGAGCAAATGGGCATTCTTAATTATGAAGCTTACTCTCTGCTAGCTAATCAAGAGGAAGAACAAATTGACGTCTCTGAGATTACCCAATCAGCGATTAATGCAACCAAAGGGATTCAAGCTACCTCTGATCCGGTTTTATTTGGAGCCGCCAAAGGAAAGAATCTGATCATTCTTCAAATGGAATCTTTCCAGAACTTCTTAATCAATCTTAAGATTGATGGAGTAGAAATTACACCGAATATGAACAAGCTTGCGGCTAGCAGCTACTACTTTCCGCGTTTCTACCAGCAAGTTGGACAAGGAAATACTTCTGACGCCGAGTTTATTGTAAATACTTCTTTTTACGTTCCACCTGATGGTCCAGCCACTCAAATGTATGCGCCTAAAGAGCTTCCAAGCTTACCTAAGCTACTCCAAGCACAAGGTTATGATACGGCAACATTCCATACGAATGCAGTCGACTTTTGGAACCGTGGTGAGCTTTATAGTGCTTTAGGATTTAATCGATATTACGATAAGTCTTACTTTAGTGAAGAGGACACTGTATTTTATGGAGCTTCTGATGAAGTATTGTATGAGAAAACAGCTGCAGAACTTGCAAGAATGGATCTGAATAATCAGCCTTTCTACTCACATGTAATTTCGATGTCAGCTCATAATCCGTTCTCGATCCCTGAGGATAAATACAAAATGACCCTTCCAGAACGATTCGAAGGAACGTTAGTCGGAGATTATATTCGTGCTCAGAATTATGCTGACTATGCACTTGGACTGTTTATCGATGAACTCAAACAAAATGGTGTATGGGATAACAGCTTGATAGCGTTGTATGGAGATCACCGCGGACTTCCTATCTTCTCTCTAAAAGAGAATGATCACATCTTATTAAAGGAGATCCTTGGTCATGAATATACGGAGCGCGAATTAATTAATATTCCGTTGATCCTATCCGCGACGGGAATTACAACGCCAAGTGTAAAAGAACAGCTAGGCGGACAAGTGGATATTTTGCCGACAGTATCTAATTTACTTGGAGTATCTCTTGCGGACCATATTCATTTCGGTCAGGATCTATTGAATCAATCAACTTATAACCTGCTCCCTCAGCGTTATTATCTACCGACAGGTTCTTTCGTAAATAACGAAGAGCTCTTCCTATCCGGCAGTGGCTTCGAGGATGGTCAGCATTATACCTTATCTGGTGATGGCAACCACACGCAACATACTACAGAGGATGAGTTCGATCGCGCGTTAGAGCTTCTCCATCTGTCAGATAGTTATGTAACACAGTTACCGGATAGAGTGATTGAAGAAAAATAA
- a CDS encoding sigma-70 family RNA polymerase sigma factor — MDVARWVKKAKKGNKEALLQLIMSEKDVYYRLAFSYMRNAHDAMDAMEEMIVTVYEKIDQLKKEEAFYSWSKTILVNGCKKLLHKRNKLVLLEDWSTTEVRELGQAVNSDPYHTSEQQIDIKALLLHINEHQREAIQLKYFHDLDYQTIADITEVSIGTVKSRIYHGLQKLKDHYRGDVDEQ, encoded by the coding sequence ATGGATGTCGCTCGATGGGTGAAAAAAGCCAAAAAGGGAAATAAAGAAGCATTGCTTCAATTAATTATGTCTGAAAAAGATGTTTATTATAGGCTTGCGTTCAGCTATATGCGAAATGCTCATGATGCTATGGATGCCATGGAGGAAATGATCGTCACTGTATACGAAAAGATCGATCAGCTTAAGAAGGAAGAGGCTTTTTATAGCTGGAGTAAGACGATTTTGGTAAATGGCTGTAAAAAGCTACTTCATAAGCGAAACAAGCTGGTGTTGTTAGAGGATTGGAGTACAACTGAAGTGAGGGAATTAGGCCAAGCCGTGAATAGTGATCCTTACCACACAAGTGAGCAACAAATTGATATAAAGGCCTTATTATTACACATAAATGAGCATCAACGAGAGGCGATTCAGTTAAAATATTTTCATGATCTTGATTATCAAACGATAGCTGACATTACTGAGGTTTCAATCGGAACTGTTAAATCCAGAATATACCATGGGTTGCAAAAGCTAAAAGATCATTACAGAGGTGATGTTGATGAACAATAA
- a CDS encoding DUF4179 domain-containing protein: MNNNIEQRLADEKTRMESITAPEELEMRLRNALNSAPAKRSKKIAPIWKIAAVVLLVTVISGQNYNAFAYYGKQLFGFDELLQGTTLQQLNNKGMGQNVNKKITLLDGTDLTINGIMADANQFIMYYTLANPNGLDDMSVDTFRPSQISGFLTDSNVVSGTSLINEDHTEIKGTMSFDSVNPFSKKLTLHFWQQLEENGQMSEGTVTFPYNPNEAMQTQIKQSINKKIKVDKGTITFKSITATPTMTVIRGKLNVDNFDRVNLGLHGIQLLANGAQVEILGSGNQTSVGGRTFDIRFDTLPKDLHSLQLVVKEFAGYQKLEEKYPMSFISNKPFTLGDKELWIKEVSKTSQGIEVTIATDDDVMLDGVSIEAKGVSTPLKTTINQKEVKQADGKLMKERTLLFATQTKPESLLIEGMHYMKEYNKMIEIPVN, encoded by the coding sequence ATGAACAATAACATTGAGCAACGGTTAGCTGATGAGAAGACGCGCATGGAGTCCATTACCGCACCTGAAGAATTAGAAATGAGATTAAGAAATGCTTTGAATTCGGCTCCCGCAAAAAGATCGAAAAAAATAGCACCCATTTGGAAAATCGCAGCGGTTGTCTTATTGGTCACAGTGATTTCTGGACAAAACTACAATGCTTTTGCTTATTATGGCAAGCAGCTTTTTGGCTTTGATGAATTGCTTCAAGGCACAACTTTACAACAGTTAAATAATAAAGGTATGGGACAAAACGTCAACAAGAAGATTACGCTACTAGACGGGACGGATCTTACCATTAACGGAATTATGGCGGACGCCAATCAATTCATTATGTATTACACTTTAGCTAACCCAAATGGGCTAGATGACATGTCTGTGGACACTTTTAGACCCTCCCAAATAAGTGGTTTTTTAACTGATTCTAATGTAGTAAGTGGGACATCATTAATCAATGAAGATCATACGGAGATTAAAGGAACGATGTCGTTTGACAGCGTAAATCCATTTTCAAAAAAATTAACATTACACTTTTGGCAGCAGCTAGAAGAGAATGGTCAGATGAGCGAAGGAACAGTTACGTTCCCTTATAACCCTAATGAGGCCATGCAAACTCAGATTAAACAATCGATCAATAAGAAGATTAAAGTCGACAAAGGTACGATTACCTTCAAATCGATAACAGCTACACCAACAATGACTGTGATCAGAGGGAAATTAAATGTAGATAATTTTGATCGAGTGAATTTAGGATTACATGGCATACAATTATTGGCGAATGGAGCGCAGGTAGAAATCTTGGGTAGTGGTAATCAAACCTCGGTAGGTGGGAGAACATTTGATATTCGTTTTGACACATTGCCGAAGGATTTACACTCACTCCAGTTAGTTGTCAAAGAGTTTGCCGGATATCAAAAGCTCGAAGAAAAGTATCCCATGAGTTTTATTAGTAATAAGCCATTTACGCTAGGGGACAAAGAATTATGGATAAAGGAAGTATCCAAGACCTCCCAAGGCATTGAAGTAACGATCGCTACAGATGATGATGTAATGCTGGACGGTGTATCTATAGAAGCTAAGGGCGTTAGCACGCCATTAAAAACAACGATCAATCAAAAAGAGGTAAAGCAAGCGGACGGCAAACTGATGAAGGAACGTACCTTATTATTTGCTACACAAACGAAGCCTGAGTCACTACTTATAGAAGGAATGCATTACATGAAGGAATACAATAAGATGATTGAGATTCCTGTTAATTAA
- the cysC gene encoding adenylyl-sulfate kinase, producing the protein MNQMIWLTGLSGSGKSTLAEELKNHIENCYILDGDTLRRGINQDLQFSEKDRLEVGRRIGEIGKILLDANLNVIVASISPYRSTRDKVRTLIGDSFMEVYVQCPLVVCEERDPKGLYKQARSGQFKHFTGIDSPYEEPIHPDVIVATDKFSIDECVSKILQHTSATSSRE; encoded by the coding sequence ATGAATCAAATGATATGGCTAACTGGGCTATCGGGTTCAGGTAAATCAACACTTGCTGAGGAATTGAAAAATCACATTGAGAATTGCTACATTCTGGACGGAGATACACTGAGGAGGGGAATAAATCAGGATCTTCAATTCAGCGAAAAGGATCGATTGGAAGTAGGAAGAAGGATTGGTGAGATTGGGAAGATACTGCTTGATGCGAACCTGAATGTGATCGTCGCCTCGATCTCTCCATATCGCTCCACTCGTGACAAAGTCCGCACTTTGATCGGAGATTCGTTCATGGAAGTATATGTTCAATGCCCTTTGGTAGTGTGTGAGGAGAGAGATCCGAAAGGACTCTATAAACAAGCTAGATCCGGACAATTCAAGCATTTCACGGGTATTGACTCTCCTTATGAAGAACCTATACACCCGGATGTGATTGTGGCGACAGATAAGTTTTCTATAGATGAATGCGTGTCGAAGATTCTTCAGCACACATCAGCTACGTCATCCAGAGAGTAG